In the Topomyia yanbarensis strain Yona2022 chromosome 3, ASM3024719v1, whole genome shotgun sequence genome, one interval contains:
- the LOC131686789 gene encoding uncharacterized protein LOC131686789 — translation MEKVSPFFIKKAIDSITPRVTISRMKDGKLLLKSVDTQQAEKLMKQTNLGGQIGIRIEEHSSLNTTKGVVSCYDLKFLSDNEILEGLKAEHVTEIRRINRRNQNKELEPTSTVVLTFNLGYLPTSINVGFHPCRVRQYIPSPLRCMNCLKFGHTNNQCRGNRVCAGCANLYHDNTRCVQTICVNCRGSHDAFSKTCPVYEDEYEIQKIRVTDKISLREAKRKRRSQAPNPNTPQLTRSFATVTATGKVQENSIETNREIRSTMSSSNRDPITQNDQPKSDQQSLHEIAASPSLPREPGIEIRPPQSTQTPTISSINHDDHNHCFAVERVSTDRARSRSRSPLFTTSQSTNIDGKVQEKTQSKINF, via the exons ATGGAAAAGGTATCgccattttttatcaaaaaggcTATTGATAGTATTACACCACGTGTTACAATCAGTCGGATGAAAGATGGGAAGCTACTTCTGAAATCAGTGGACACTCAGCAAGCCGAAAAACTaatgaaacaaacaaaccttGGAGGACAGATCGGGATTCGAATTGAAGAACACTCTTCTCTGAACACTACAAAGGGTGTTGTCAGTTGCTACGATTTGAAGTTTCTATCGGATAATGAAATTCTTGAGGGACTGAAGGCTGAACACGTGACGGAGATCAGGCGGATCAATCGCCGTAACCAGAATAAGGAACTGGAGCCCACCTCTACCGTAGTCTTAACATTTAATCTGGGATATCTACCAACATCGATAAATGTAGGATTCCATCCATGCCGTGTTCGCCAGTATATACCGTCTCCTTTGAGGTGTATGAATTGCCTCAAATTCGGACATACTAATAACCAGTGTAGAGGAAATCGCGTGTGTGCGGGATGCGCAAATCTATACCATGATAATACTCGATGCGTACAAACCATCTGTGTGAATTGTAGAGGTAGCCACGATGCGTTTTCGAAAACCTGTCCAGTATACGAAGATGAATACGAAATCCAGAAAATTCGAGTCACCGACAAAATTTCCTTGCGTGAAGCTAAACGAAAACGACGATCACAAGCTCCGAATCCAAATACGCCACAGCTTACCCGAAGCTTTGCTACTGTCACAGCGACGGGAAAGGTTCAGGAAAATTCTATTGAAACTAACCGAGAAATTAGAAGCACGATGAGCAGCAGTAACCGAGATCCCATTACGCAGAATGACCAACCCAAATCTGACCAACAATCCCTACACGAAATCGCTGCCAGCCCAAGCTTGCCGAGAGAGCCTGGAATTGAAATACGACCACCACAGTCTACACAAACACCAACGATATCTAGCATTAACCATGATGATCATAACCATTGCTTCGCCGTCGAGAGAGTATCGACGGACAGAGCCCGATCGAGATCACGATCTCCATTGTTTACAACCTCACAGTCTACCAATATCGATGGAAAGGTTCAAG AGAAAACCCAAAGCAAGATCAACTTCTAA